The Rhodococcus sp. X156 genome window below encodes:
- a CDS encoding DUF5679 domain-containing protein → MADTYNGYCVKCREKRDFQGEVTETNGRRMAKGTCPVCGTKMNRILGKA, encoded by the coding sequence ATGGCCGACACCTACAACGGGTACTGCGTCAAGTGTCGGGAGAAGCGGGACTTCCAGGGCGAGGTCACCGAGACCAACGGTCGTCGCATGGCCAAGGGCACCTGCCCGGTGTGCGGCACCAAGATGAACCGCATCCTCGGCAAAGCCTGA
- a CDS encoding UPF0182 family protein — MAVRPPTGMSGLSRRSRWLLAAGVVLLVLVFGGSRFLNTYIDWEWFGALGFRGVFTKVLITKLVLFLVVGLFIGAVTFGALYLAYRTRPVFVPVSGPDDPIARYRTAVMSRLKLFGIGIPVVVGVIAGAVGQSDWALVQLFLNGTSFGQTDPQFGLDLGFYAFDLPFYRFLIDWVFVAVVLAFLASLVTHYLFGGLRLAGRGGRLTTAARVQLAVLAGTFVLVKAVAYFFDRYELLSSDRNPQFTGASYTDLHAVLPAKLILLCIAVICAAAFFAGVVLRDLRVPALATALLVFSSILVGAAWPAILQQFSVNPNGPDREAQSIQRNIDSTRAAYGITDEQVNYVDYPGTATVAPSDVATDTATISNVRLLDPTVLSRTFTQQQQLKNFYGFPDTLSVDRYETDGELRDYIVAARELAPNALTGNQVNWVNKHTVYTHGNGFVAAQANKVNAALTDAGTGTGGYPVYSVSDLNSKSQTIPVDQPRIYYGELIGKSNPDYAIVGDVEGAAPREYDTDSSSFTYDGKGGVDIGSWVNRLAFAAKYGERNILFSSAVTDESKIIFNRDPRDRVHAVAPWLTTNSETYPAVVDGRIQWIVDGFTTLDSLPYAQRTSLEAATADSLAASPGVRQAPDKQVSYIRNSVKATVDAYDGTVTLYANDDKDPVLKAWQGVFPGVVKPASEVSDELRSHFRYPEDLFKVQRDLLTRYNVSDPKEFFQNNGFWSVPDDPTVDNNNGKAPQPPYYVQAADPQTGKSSFQLTSALVGLKREFLSAYMTASSDPDTYGQITVLKLPTDTQTQGPQQVQNSMLSAPSVSKERNLLGQQSTKIEYGNLLTLPVGQGGLLYVEPLYIERSAQSSSFPQLARVLVSYNGQVGYASTLSEALDQVFGAGAGSGTTAPASPAPGGSTATPTAPQAPSAGTPAPSGQSVEQAVTNLNNALAELKTAQSSGDFGQFGQALTKLDAAVKAYQQANGQAATGSGTSGNGTSSGNGASAPATSAPAPAPQPGG, encoded by the coding sequence GTGGCCGTGCGCCCACCCACTGGTATGTCCGGATTGTCGAGAAGGAGTCGGTGGCTGTTGGCCGCCGGCGTCGTGCTGCTGGTGCTCGTCTTCGGTGGCTCCCGCTTCCTCAACACCTACATCGACTGGGAGTGGTTCGGGGCCCTCGGTTTCCGTGGGGTGTTCACCAAGGTCCTCATCACCAAGCTGGTGCTCTTCCTCGTCGTCGGGTTGTTCATCGGCGCGGTGACGTTCGGGGCGCTGTACCTGGCCTACCGCACTCGGCCGGTGTTCGTGCCGGTGTCCGGGCCGGACGACCCGATCGCCCGCTACCGCACCGCGGTGATGAGCCGGCTGAAGCTGTTCGGCATCGGCATTCCCGTGGTGGTCGGCGTCATCGCCGGTGCCGTGGGGCAGTCCGACTGGGCGCTGGTGCAGCTGTTCCTCAACGGCACCAGCTTCGGTCAGACCGACCCGCAGTTCGGGCTCGACCTCGGCTTCTACGCCTTCGACCTGCCCTTCTACCGCTTCCTCATCGACTGGGTCTTCGTCGCGGTGGTGCTCGCCTTCCTGGCCAGCCTGGTCACCCACTACCTGTTCGGCGGGCTGCGCCTGGCCGGCCGGGGTGGGCGGCTGACCACGGCGGCGCGGGTGCAGCTGGCGGTGCTGGCCGGCACCTTCGTGCTGGTCAAGGCCGTCGCCTACTTCTTCGACCGCTACGAGCTGCTCTCCAGCGACCGCAACCCGCAGTTCACCGGTGCCTCCTACACCGACCTGCACGCGGTGCTGCCGGCCAAGCTGATCCTGCTGTGCATCGCGGTGATCTGTGCCGCGGCGTTCTTCGCCGGCGTGGTGCTGCGCGACCTGCGGGTGCCGGCGCTGGCCACCGCCCTTCTGGTGTTCTCCTCCATCCTGGTGGGCGCGGCGTGGCCGGCCATCCTGCAGCAGTTCTCGGTCAACCCCAACGGCCCCGACCGGGAGGCGCAGTCGATCCAGCGCAACATCGACTCCACCCGGGCCGCCTACGGCATCACCGACGAGCAGGTGAACTACGTCGACTACCCGGGCACGGCCACGGTGGCGCCGTCGGACGTGGCCACCGACACCGCCACCATCTCCAACGTGCGCCTGCTCGACCCCACGGTGCTCTCCCGCACCTTCACCCAGCAGCAGCAGCTGAAGAACTTCTACGGCTTCCCGGACACGCTGTCGGTGGACCGCTACGAGACCGACGGCGAGCTGCGCGACTACATCGTGGCCGCCCGGGAGCTGGCGCCGAACGCGCTGACCGGCAACCAGGTCAACTGGGTGAACAAGCACACCGTCTACACCCACGGCAACGGCTTCGTGGCCGCGCAGGCCAACAAGGTCAACGCCGCGCTGACCGACGCCGGCACCGGCACCGGGGGCTACCCGGTGTACTCGGTGAGCGACCTCAACTCCAAGTCGCAGACCATCCCGGTGGACCAGCCGCGCATCTACTACGGCGAGCTGATCGGCAAGTCCAACCCTGACTACGCCATCGTCGGCGACGTCGAGGGTGCGGCGCCGCGGGAGTACGACACCGACTCCTCCAGCTTCACCTACGACGGCAAGGGCGGGGTGGACATCGGCAGCTGGGTGAACCGGCTGGCCTTCGCCGCCAAGTACGGCGAGCGCAACATCCTGTTCTCCAGCGCCGTCACCGACGAGTCCAAGATCATCTTCAACCGCGACCCCCGCGACCGCGTGCACGCCGTGGCGCCGTGGCTGACCACCAACAGCGAGACCTACCCGGCGGTGGTGGACGGGCGCATCCAGTGGATCGTGGACGGCTTCACCACGCTGGACTCCCTGCCCTACGCCCAGCGCACCTCCCTGGAGGCGGCGACGGCGGACAGCCTGGCGGCCTCGCCGGGCGTGCGGCAGGCGCCGGACAAGCAGGTGTCCTACATCCGCAACTCGGTGAAGGCCACCGTGGACGCCTACGACGGCACGGTGACGCTGTACGCCAACGACGACAAGGACCCCGTGCTCAAGGCTTGGCAGGGGGTGTTCCCGGGCGTGGTCAAGCCGGCCAGCGAGGTCTCCGACGAGCTGCGCTCGCACTTCCGCTACCCGGAGGACCTGTTCAAGGTGCAGCGCGACCTGCTCACCCGCTACAACGTGAGCGACCCCAAGGAGTTCTTCCAGAACAACGGCTTCTGGTCGGTTCCGGACGACCCGACGGTGGACAACAACAACGGCAAGGCGCCGCAGCCGCCGTACTACGTGCAGGCGGCCGACCCGCAGACCGGCAAGTCCTCGTTCCAGCTGACCAGCGCGCTGGTGGGGCTGAAGCGGGAGTTCCTGTCCGCGTACATGACGGCCAGCTCGGATCCGGACACTTACGGGCAGATCACCGTGCTCAAGCTGCCCACGGACACCCAGACGCAGGGTCCGCAGCAGGTGCAGAACTCGATGCTCTCGGCGCCGTCGGTGTCCAAGGAGCGCAACCTGCTGGGGCAGCAGTCCACCAAGATCGAGTACGGCAACCTGCTGACCCTGCCGGTGGGCCAGGGTGGCCTGCTGTACGTGGAGCCGCTGTACATCGAGCGGTCGGCGCAGAGCTCGTCCTTCCCGCAGCTGGCCCGCGTGCTGGTCAGCTACAACGGGCAGGTGGGCTACGCGTCCACGCTGTCGGAGGCGCTGGACCAGGTGTTCGGGGCCGGGGCCGGCTCGGGCACCACGGCACCGGCCAGCCCGGCGCCCGGGGGCTCGACCGCCACACCGACCGCGCCGCAGGCACCGTCGGCGGGCACTCCTGCGCCCTCGGGGCAGAGCGTGGAGCAGGCGGTGACCAACCTGAACAACGCGCTGGCCGAGCTGAAGACGGCGCAGTCCAGCGGTGACTTCGGCCAGTTCGGGCAGGCGCTGACCAAGCTGGACGCGGCCGTGAAGGCGTACCAGCAGGCCAACGGCCA
- a CDS encoding YgjP-like metallopeptidase domain-containing protein → MPADPHSSPAPAAGSTAPKVEVRRSAKRRRTVSVRREGDTVVVLVPARLSKAEEARWVATMLEKLERSERRRATGTRRSDADLVRRAEQLSARWLAGTARPAVVRWVPAMRTRWASCTPADASIRVSERLRTAPAWVLDYVLVHELAHLLESGHTPRFWSLVHQYPLTERAIGYLQGLSAAEHAPASHQGGSQPGGGEPEDSEPDDDVAAAPPDALD, encoded by the coding sequence GTGCCAGCCGACCCCCACAGCTCCCCAGCACCGGCCGCCGGGTCAACCGCACCGAAGGTGGAGGTGCGCCGCAGCGCCAAGCGTCGCCGCACCGTCAGCGTCCGCCGGGAGGGCGACACCGTGGTGGTGCTGGTGCCGGCGCGGCTGAGCAAGGCCGAGGAGGCCCGCTGGGTGGCCACCATGCTGGAGAAGCTGGAGCGCTCCGAGCGCCGCCGCGCCACCGGTACCCGACGCTCCGACGCTGACCTGGTGCGCCGCGCGGAGCAGCTCTCCGCGCGGTGGCTGGCGGGGACGGCGCGGCCGGCGGTGGTGCGCTGGGTTCCGGCGATGCGCACCCGGTGGGCGTCGTGCACCCCGGCCGATGCGTCCATCCGGGTGAGCGAGCGGCTGCGCACCGCCCCGGCCTGGGTGCTGGACTACGTGCTGGTGCACGAGCTGGCGCACCTGCTGGAGTCCGGCCACACGCCGCGCTTCTGGTCGCTGGTGCACCAGTACCCGCTCACCGAGCGGGCCATCGGCTACCTGCAGGGCCTCTCCGCCGCCGAGCACGCCCCCGCCAGCCACCAGGGCGGGAGCCAGCCGGGCGGGGGCGAGCCGGAGGACAGCGAGCCGGACGACGACGTGGCTGCGGCGCCGCCCGACGCGCTGGACTGA
- a CDS encoding PDZ domain-containing protein has translation MTRRTTTLIVGLVLIVVLGGFGGAVQVPYVALGPGPTFNTLGEVDGKPVVEVQGRETAPTEGNLNMTTVAVNDGISLFGAIGLWVSGRYALVPRDQIYPPEKTREQVSQENAQDFAESENNAEAAALLYLQVPTKVTVGALTQGSPADGVLAAGDQLLSVNGKPVSTAYETLQALKNTKAGERVSVTYRHDGGPETSATITLAQGSEDEDRGYIGITPDTTPDAPFTIEFNLADIGGPSAGLMFALALVDKLTTGTLNGGKFVAGTGTIDGVGKVGPIGGIPFKMIKAKEAGATTFLVPQANCAEALQRVPEGLELIKVDTLRTAVDALNTVNAGGQPPRC, from the coding sequence GTGACGCGTCGGACAACCACCCTCATCGTGGGGCTCGTGCTCATCGTCGTGCTGGGCGGGTTCGGGGGAGCGGTGCAGGTGCCCTACGTCGCGCTGGGCCCCGGACCGACGTTCAACACCCTCGGCGAGGTGGACGGCAAGCCGGTGGTGGAGGTGCAGGGCCGGGAGACCGCGCCCACCGAGGGCAACCTGAACATGACCACGGTGGCCGTCAACGACGGCATCAGCCTGTTCGGCGCGATCGGGCTGTGGGTGAGCGGGCGCTACGCGCTGGTGCCGCGCGACCAGATCTACCCGCCGGAGAAGACCCGGGAGCAGGTGTCGCAGGAGAATGCCCAGGACTTCGCCGAGTCGGAGAACAACGCGGAGGCCGCGGCGCTGCTGTACCTGCAGGTGCCGACCAAGGTGACGGTGGGCGCGCTGACCCAGGGCTCACCGGCGGACGGGGTGCTGGCCGCGGGTGACCAGCTGCTGTCGGTCAACGGCAAGCCCGTGAGCACCGCCTACGAGACCCTGCAGGCGTTGAAGAACACCAAGGCAGGCGAGCGTGTGAGCGTCACCTACCGCCACGACGGCGGCCCGGAGACCTCGGCCACCATCACCCTGGCGCAGGGATCGGAGGACGAGGACCGCGGCTACATCGGGATCACTCCCGACACCACGCCGGACGCGCCCTTCACCATCGAGTTCAACCTCGCCGACATCGGCGGTCCCTCGGCGGGGCTGATGTTCGCCCTCGCCCTGGTGGACAAGCTGACCACCGGCACCCTCAACGGCGGCAAGTTCGTGGCCGGGACCGGCACCATCGACGGCGTCGGCAAGGTCGGTCCCATCGGTGGCATCCCGTTCAAGATGATCAAGGCCAAGGAGGCCGGGGCGACCACCTTCCTGGTGCCCCAGGCCAACTGCGCCGAGGCGCTGCAGCGGGTGCCCGAGGGCCTCGAGCTGATCAAGGTGGACACCCTGCGCACCGCGGTGGACGCGCTGAACACGGTCAACGCCGGCGGCCAGCCGCCCCGCTGCTGA
- a CDS encoding zinc-dependent metalloprotease, translated as MSNLPFGFSGSGDDSGDDDERGKRSSDNPFGFGGGGAGGFDPAALGQMLTQFGQMLSNAGSSSGPVNYDLARQLAEQQLGPVPALKSGESDAVRDALRLAELWLDDVTPLPAGFRQGAAWTAKDWLSNTMPTWQRLCDPVATKMAGAWVEGLPDEAKQMLGPMMGMMSQMGGMAFGSQLGQALGQLSKEVLSSTDIGLPLGPEGTAALLPQAIATFTEGLDRPDHEVMVYLAAREAAHHRLFAHVPWLRQRMLATVEEYANGITVDFSAMEEMARNLDPATLGDPAALEQALSQGTFGPTTSPAQKAALQRLETLLALVEGWVDHVVSDAVHNRLPGADALRETLRRRRASGGPAEQTFATLVGLELRPRRLREAAELWRVLAERSDAATRDAVWAHPDLLPSSDDLDDPVAFAERFLMSRTSGSDNPMEELERTMARESEEAARKDEPGEDDGDAGDGPNLQK; from the coding sequence ATGAGTAATCTCCCCTTCGGCTTCTCCGGCTCCGGTGACGACTCGGGCGACGACGACGAGCGCGGCAAGCGATCCTCGGACAACCCCTTCGGCTTCGGTGGCGGCGGCGCGGGTGGCTTCGACCCCGCGGCCCTGGGACAGATGCTGACGCAGTTCGGCCAGATGCTCTCCAACGCCGGCAGCTCCAGCGGCCCGGTCAACTACGACCTCGCCCGCCAGCTCGCCGAGCAGCAGCTGGGCCCGGTCCCCGCGCTCAAGTCCGGTGAGTCCGACGCCGTCCGGGACGCGCTGCGCCTGGCCGAGCTGTGGCTGGACGACGTCACCCCGCTGCCCGCCGGCTTCCGCCAGGGCGCGGCGTGGACGGCCAAGGACTGGCTGAGCAACACCATGCCCACCTGGCAGCGGCTGTGCGACCCGGTGGCCACCAAGATGGCCGGCGCCTGGGTGGAGGGGCTGCCCGACGAGGCCAAGCAGATGCTCGGCCCGATGATGGGCATGATGAGCCAGATGGGCGGGATGGCCTTCGGCTCCCAGCTGGGCCAGGCCCTGGGCCAGCTGTCCAAGGAGGTCCTCAGCTCCACCGACATCGGGCTGCCGCTCGGCCCGGAGGGCACCGCGGCGCTGCTGCCCCAGGCCATCGCCACGTTCACCGAGGGACTGGACCGCCCCGACCACGAGGTGATGGTCTACCTCGCCGCCCGCGAGGCCGCCCACCACCGCCTCTTCGCGCACGTGCCGTGGCTGCGCCAGCGCATGCTCGCCACCGTGGAGGAGTACGCCAACGGCATCACCGTGGACTTCTCCGCGATGGAGGAGATGGCCCGCAACCTCGACCCGGCCACCCTGGGCGACCCGGCCGCGCTGGAGCAGGCGCTGAGCCAGGGCACCTTCGGCCCCACCACCTCCCCCGCGCAGAAGGCCGCGCTGCAGCGGCTGGAGACCCTGCTCGCGCTGGTGGAGGGCTGGGTGGACCACGTGGTGTCCGACGCGGTGCACAACCGGCTGCCCGGCGCCGACGCGCTGCGCGAGACCCTGCGCCGCCGCCGCGCCAGCGGGGGCCCCGCCGAGCAGACCTTCGCCACCCTGGTGGGCCTGGAGCTGCGGCCACGGCGGCTGCGCGAGGCCGCCGAGCTGTGGCGCGTGCTCGCCGAGCGCAGCGACGCCGCCACCCGCGACGCGGTGTGGGCGCACCCTGACCTGCTGCCCAGCTCCGACGACCTGGACGACCCGGTGGCCTTCGCCGAGCGCTTCCTGATGAGCCGCACCTCCGGCTCGGACAACCCCATGGAGGAGCTCGAGCGCACCATGGCACGGGAGAGCGAGGAGGCCGCCCGCAAGGACGAGCCCGGCGAGGACGACGGCGACGCCGGCGACGGGCCGAACCTGCAGAAGTAG
- a CDS encoding PPA1309 family protein — MSLLSPSALSTCVREVVAFVDDAGWDQPPQLFALVPTAELLEREPDLAEGLSSDSELTPVAQEPLPGGTEGGSPELDEALAGITWPDAVAGCVLVQEILILPPEAEAELDQVTEQTADEAEAERVALQLAAEHPERQEARLVAAVLRGGESLCLLQLRPDAAQLAADPDAEPELLEHPELAPNLVAALQATLEE, encoded by the coding sequence ATGAGCCTGCTGTCACCGTCCGCCCTGTCCACCTGCGTGCGCGAGGTCGTCGCCTTCGTGGACGACGCCGGGTGGGACCAGCCGCCGCAGCTGTTCGCCCTGGTGCCCACCGCCGAGCTCCTGGAGCGCGAGCCTGACCTGGCCGAGGGACTCTCCAGCGACTCCGAGCTGACCCCGGTGGCCCAGGAGCCCCTGCCCGGCGGCACCGAGGGCGGCTCCCCCGAGCTGGACGAGGCGCTCGCCGGGATCACCTGGCCGGATGCCGTCGCCGGCTGCGTGCTGGTGCAGGAGATCCTCATCCTGCCGCCGGAGGCCGAGGCCGAGCTGGACCAGGTGACCGAGCAGACCGCCGACGAGGCCGAGGCCGAGCGGGTGGCCCTGCAGCTGGCCGCCGAGCACCCCGAGCGGCAGGAGGCCCGGCTGGTGGCGGCAGTGCTGCGCGGCGGGGAGTCGCTGTGCCTGCTGCAGCTGCGTCCCGACGCCGCCCAGCTGGCCGCCGACCCCGACGCCGAGCCCGAGCTGCTGGAGCACCCCGAGCTGGCCCCGAACCTGGTGGCCGCCCTGCAGGCGACCCTGGAGGAGTAA